A region of the Kribbella sp. NBC_01245 genome:
GGCCTGCTGCTCTTCGGTGCCGGTACGGCGTCCGCCCACGTCGGCGTCAAGCCGAGCACCACGGCCGCGGGTGCCTACAGCGTGCTGACGTTCGCCGTACCGCACGGCTGCGACGGCTCGGGCACCACCAAGGTGTCGATCAAGATCCCTGAGCAGTTCGCGTCCGTCACCCCGACGGTAAACCCGAACTGGCAGGTCCAGAAGGTGATGACGAAGCTCGCTACCCCGATCAAGGACAGCCACGGCAACGAGGTGACCGAGCGGGTCGGCGAGGTCGTCTACACCGCGAAGACCCCGCTGCCCGACGGCTACCGCGACACGTTCGAGATCCAGGCCAAGCTGCCGGAGAAGGTCGGCGAGTCGCTGGTCTTCCCGACCGTGCAGACCTGCGAGAAGGGCGAGACCGCCTGGGTCGAGGTGCCCAAGGACGGCAAGTCCGCGGATGACCTCGAGGCGCCTGCTCCGACCGTCGTCGTGACCGCTGCTGAAGAGGAGCCGGTTGCTGTGAAGCCCGTAGCTGCCACCACGTCTTCGTCGGACGGGGTGCCCGCGGTCACTTGGGTGGCGCTCGCGATCGGCGTGGCCGGCCTGGCGGCAGGCGGCGCCGCGCTGGTGCGCACTCGTAAGTCCTGATGCTGGAGCATTGCTCCCAGCGGGCGCGGTGGACCGGGTTCACCTGGTTCACCGCGCCCGCGGGGCTCCTCCTCGCGCTCTTCTTTCTCGGCCTGACGGCGGCGCCGGCGTCGGCGCACGCCACCCTGCTCAGCACCGATCCGAAGAACGACGCGGTGCTGGCGAAGGCGCCGACGGCGGTCACGCTGACGTTCGACGAGGCGGTGGTGGTCTGGCCGACCTCGATCAGCATCTTCGATCCGGCGGGCGAGCGGTTGGAGGTGGGCGTCAAGGGCATCGACAAACGAGCCGTCGCGACCCTCCCGGCGAACCTCGGCCAAGGTACGTACACCGTCACCTGGCGGGTCATCTCGGCCGACGATCATCCCGTCTCGGGCGGTTTCGCTTTCACCATCGGCAAGCGGACGACGCCGGTCGCGGCAGACCTCGACAACGAGCCGACGCGCAGCCTGAACGTCGTCCGCCTCGCCGCGACGGCCCTCGGCTATCTCGGGGTGCTCGGCTCGATTGGTCTGGCGGTCTTCGAGCTGTTCCTGCTGGACGCGACGGCCGGTGCGATGGCAGGTCTTCGCCGCCGGCTGCGCTGGACCGGGCGTGGGCTGATCGCCCTTGCGGCGTTGGGCTTCTTCGCCTCGATACCGCTGACCACGGCATGGCAACAGGCCGGAAGTCTCGCCAGTCTGGGCGATGGCGCGATCTGGTCTGACGGGTTCAGCTCCGACCTGCTCACGAGCGCCGTACTGGCTGTGGCGGGTCTGCTCGTGGTGGCCCTGCTCGTCGGGCGGCCGTACGTCGTACTCGCGCGTGTGGGGGTGGCCGTTGGGGCCTTGGTGGCTCTGGTCTCGTTGCCGTGGACGGGGCATACCCGGACTTATGGGCCGACTTGGCTTGTGGTCGCGTCGGACCTCATCCACGTTTCGGCTGGAGCGATCTGGGCGGGCGGGATCATCGGGTTGGCGTTGACGTTGGCCAAGTCGTCCGAGGCATCACCTCGGCGGGCGGCGTCGACCGCGGCCCGGTTCTCGGCCGTCGCGGCTTGGGCGGTGCTGGCTGTCGCGATCTCCGGCACGGTGATGGCTTGGCGCATTCTCGGGTCGATCCCGGGGCTGTGGGAGACGTCGTACGGCAAGGCGTTGCTGGTCAAGCTCGGCGTCGCGCTGGTGATCGTTGGGATAGCGGCGTGGAACCGGTATGGCTTGGTGCCGAAGGTGCTGCGAGAGCCGCGCGACAATGACGCACGCGGCCTGCTGCGGTCCGCCGTACGGGCTGAAGCGGCTTGTTTCGTCGTACTGCTGGCGGTGACCGGCGTGCTCGTCACGCAGCCGCCTCGCGAAGAGGCCGCGGCGTCGGGTCCAGGGGAGCAGGTGAGCCGGGCGCGGGGGATCGAGGCGCGGCTCGGGACGAACCTGGTGCGGATGCGGATCTCGCCGATCACGACCGGGTCGAACTACGTGCAGCTCTATTTGCGCGATGCCGCCGGGAAGGCGCTGGAGCCGTTGAGCGCGCCGTCCGTGCGATTCACCCAGGCCGAGGAGGGGATCGGGCCGCTCAGTGCGCCGATGACCCGGGTTGGGCCGGGGCAGTACGAGGGTCGCGTCGCTCTGCCGGTCTCGGGGGATTGGGCGATCCAGATCACGGCCCGGACCTCGAAGTACGAGTCGCCCTCGGCCGAGCTGGCGGTGCATATCTACTGAGATCGGGCCGTTTACTCAGTGATGATCGCTACTTACACTGAGTGAACGGCCCGCCCTCATCGCAAGGAGGCGCCTATGGTGCCCGAGCACATCGCGGGATTGCCGATCGAGGAAATCCTGCTTGCCGTGGGCCTCGCGATCGCGCCGATGCTGGCCTATCTCGGCTGGGAGATCTGCTCACGGTTCCAGCGGTTGCGCCGGAGACTCACCGGTCAGGACTGACCGGGTCGTACTCACAGGCGCTCTTCAG
Encoded here:
- a CDS encoding copper resistance protein CopC, translating into MLEHCSQRARWTGFTWFTAPAGLLLALFFLGLTAAPASAHATLLSTDPKNDAVLAKAPTAVTLTFDEAVVVWPTSISIFDPAGERLEVGVKGIDKRAVATLPANLGQGTYTVTWRVISADDHPVSGGFAFTIGKRTTPVAADLDNEPTRSLNVVRLAATALGYLGVLGSIGLAVFELFLLDATAGAMAGLRRRLRWTGRGLIALAALGFFASIPLTTAWQQAGSLASLGDGAIWSDGFSSDLLTSAVLAVAGLLVVALLVGRPYVVLARVGVAVGALVALVSLPWTGHTRTYGPTWLVVASDLIHVSAGAIWAGGIIGLALTLAKSSEASPRRAASTAARFSAVAAWAVLAVAISGTVMAWRILGSIPGLWETSYGKALLVKLGVALVIVGIAAWNRYGLVPKVLREPRDNDARGLLRSAVRAEAACFVVLLAVTGVLVTQPPREEAAASGPGEQVSRARGIEARLGTNLVRMRISPITTGSNYVQLYLRDAAGKALEPLSAPSVRFTQAEEGIGPLSAPMTRVGPGQYEGRVALPVSGDWAIQITARTSKYESPSAELAVHIY
- a CDS encoding YcnI family copper-binding membrane protein, encoding MLNSALRRTAAIGCVAGGLLLFGAGTASAHVGVKPSTTAAGAYSVLTFAVPHGCDGSGTTKVSIKIPEQFASVTPTVNPNWQVQKVMTKLATPIKDSHGNEVTERVGEVVYTAKTPLPDGYRDTFEIQAKLPEKVGESLVFPTVQTCEKGETAWVEVPKDGKSADDLEAPAPTVVVTAAEEEPVAVKPVAATTSSSDGVPAVTWVALAIGVAGLAAGGAALVRTRKS